From a region of the Panicum virgatum strain AP13 chromosome 2K, P.virgatum_v5, whole genome shotgun sequence genome:
- the LOC120660709 gene encoding uncharacterized protein LOC120660709 isoform X2 → MALSSALAQEGVSRVSSFISTKLNDRASRARIVGRLEWALYRLELALEKTARMPITCVSLLRCRKMLKSAYMEGADLLSKHKQQVLEEGHEETGQLVTSPSYLERIIASAAEFSISSLAGLNKQQYCLSSSVVQNFEWYADCADKFVADVESACPPRRDITLRYPFVRQLLQGKYLSYDKVKGSQRFRFDISPLVLEGRGVEACLRYCYECFDPERLDKSFSLLLMQRLSESTDIVGTAIDCVRSSASLLNLPAQEAIIGNLTQVRNLQEISDSYAPPWVGFEKKIRFVKYMVAPGSTMLPRKWAWA, encoded by the exons ATGGCGCTGTCCTCGGCACTCGCTCAGGAGGGCGTGAGCAGGGTGTCATCGTTCATCTCAACCAAGCTCAACGACAGGGCGTCCAGAGCTCGCATCGTCGGGAGGCTCGAGTGGGCACTCTATCGATTGGAATTGGCCCTTGAGAAGACCGCGAGGATGCCAATCACATGCGTCTCACTGCTCCGCTGCAGGAAGATGCTCAAGAGCGCCTACATGGAGGGCGCAGACCTGCTCAGCAAGCACAAGCAGCAGGTGCTGGAAGAAGGCCACGAGGAGACCGGGCAGCTGGTAACGAGTCCCTCCTACCTTGAACGGATTATTGCTAGTGCTGCGGAATTCTCCATCTCTTCTCTTGCTGGCCTGAACAAGCAGCAGTACTGCTTGAGCTCCTCCGTCGTCCAGAACTTTGAGTGGTACGCAGACTGTGCTGACAAGTTTGTAGCGGACGTGGAGTCCGCCTGCCCACCACGGCGTGACATTACCCTCCGCTACCCATTTGTCAGGCAACTTCTTCAAGGGAAATATCTCAGCTACGACAAGGTGAAAGGAAGCCAAAGGTTCAGGTTTGATATATCTCCTCTGGTTCTAGAAGGGCGTGGCGTAGAGGCATGTCTACGGTATTGCTATGAGTGTTTCGATCCCGAGAG GTTAGATAAAAGTTTCAGCCTATTATTAATGCAACGGCTGTCGGAAAGCACGGACATAGTTGGGACTGCTATAGATTGCGTGCGGTCATCCGCATCACTGCTCAACCTTCCAGCTCAAGAAGCAATAATTGGAAATCTCACCCAAGTGCGTAATTTACAGGAGATTTCAGATTCGTATGCTCCTCCCTGGGttggttttgaaaaaaaaattcgctTCGTTAAGTACATGGTGGCGCCCGGATCCACTATGTTGCCAAGGAAATGGGCATGGGCCTAG
- the LOC120660709 gene encoding uncharacterized protein LOC120660709 isoform X1 produces MALSSALAQEGVSRVSSFISTKLNDRASRARIVGRLEWALYRLELALEKTARMPITCVSLLRCRKMLKSAYMEGADLLSKHKQQVLEEGHEETGQLVTSPSYLERIIASAAEFSISSLAGLNKQQYCLSSSVVQNFEWYADCADKFVADVESACPPRRDITLRYPFVRQLLQGKYLSYDKVKGSQRFRFDISPLVLEGRGVEACLRYCYECFDPERLDKSFSLLLMQRLSESTDIVGTAIDCVRSSASLLNLPAQDAIIGNLTQVRNLQEISDSYAPPFVGFEEAFASFSTWSRPDPLCCQRDGHGPSANSTNSSRLSHLFQEQIIHFSCSCYVSALEYNLPSASDEAGGRNIVVDRTPLRLDVGFQPHDRIGNSFVGEAMGGKKKYFPFGTIEQTVDMTRSRSVEFLVGQPEVKDDYKVSWYSRHGSAYFKVEKQRIDMAAVPKASGSRYNTRSAAAKRKRS; encoded by the coding sequence ATGGCGCTGTCCTCGGCACTCGCTCAGGAGGGCGTGAGCAGGGTGTCATCGTTCATCTCAACCAAGCTCAACGACAGGGCGTCCAGAGCTCGCATCGTCGGGAGGCTCGAGTGGGCACTCTATCGATTGGAATTGGCCCTTGAGAAGACCGCGAGGATGCCAATCACATGCGTCTCACTGCTCCGCTGCAGGAAGATGCTCAAGAGCGCCTACATGGAGGGCGCAGACCTGCTCAGCAAGCACAAGCAGCAGGTGCTGGAAGAAGGCCACGAGGAGACCGGGCAGCTGGTAACGAGTCCCTCCTACCTTGAACGGATTATTGCTAGTGCTGCGGAATTCTCCATCTCTTCTCTTGCTGGCCTGAACAAGCAGCAGTACTGCTTGAGCTCCTCCGTCGTCCAGAACTTTGAGTGGTACGCAGACTGTGCTGACAAGTTTGTAGCGGACGTGGAGTCCGCCTGCCCACCACGGCGTGACATTACCCTCCGCTACCCATTTGTCAGGCAACTTCTTCAAGGGAAATATCTCAGCTACGACAAGGTGAAAGGAAGCCAAAGGTTCAGGTTTGATATATCTCCTCTGGTTCTAGAAGGGCGTGGCGTAGAGGCATGTCTACGGTATTGCTATGAGTGTTTCGATCCCGAGAGGTTAGATAAAAGTTTCAGCCTATTATTAATGCAACGGCTGTCGGAAAGCACGGACATAGTTGGGACTGCTATAGATTGCGTGCGGTCATCCGCATCACTGCTCAACCTTCCAGCTCAAGACGCAATAATTGGAAATCTCACCCAAGTGCGTAATTTACAGGAGATTTCAGATTCGTATGCTCCTCCCTTTGTTGGCTTTGAAGAAGCTTTCGCTTCGTTTAGTACATGGTCGCGCCCGGATCCACTATGTTGCCAACGAGATGGCCATGGGCCTAGTGCTAATAGCACTAACTCATCGAGGTTATCGCATTTATTCCAAGAGCAAATTATTCATTTCAGTTGCAGTTGTTATGTCTCAGCACTAGAGTACAACTTGCCTAGCGCATCTGACGAAGCTGGTGGTAGAAACATCGTGGTAGATCGGACACCTCTTAGGCTGGATGTTGGCTTCCAACCTCACGACCGAATAGGCAACAGTTTTGTAGGGGAGGCCATGggaggcaaaaaaaaatattttccattTGGTACCATAGAACAAACAGTTGATAtgacaagatcaagatcagttGAATTTCTCGTCGGTCAGCCAGAGGTGAAGGATGATTATAAGGTGTCCTGGTACTCTAGACATGGTTCTGCATACTTTAAGGTGGAAAAGCAAAGGATCGACATGGCGGCTGTGCCCAAAGCCAGTGGCAGCAGGTACAATACTCGGAGTGCAGCTGCAAAGAGAAAGCGGTCCTAG
- the LOC120695830 gene encoding uncharacterized protein LOC120695830 has protein sequence MLRIAYMEGSDLLSKHKQQVLEGHKEARQLVTSSSYLEQIIASAAEFSISSLAGLNKQCLSSSVVQIFEWYADCADKFVADVESGCPLRRDTFFCYPFVRQLLQGKYLSYERVKGSQKLCFDIWPVVLEGRGVETWLWYEHFNPHSLDKSFRLVLILRLSESTDIVVAAIDCLRSSTSLLNLTAQDAIMGELTQLPNLQDISDSYAPPRWVVVGYEDDLAFLSKFFRPDPLCCQRNGHEPSEEFLVIGAIALIPGANYLFQFQLLCLSTRVQLA, from the coding sequence ATGCTCAGGATCGCCTACATGGAGGGCTCAGACCTGCTCAGCAAGCACAAGCAGCAGGTGCTAGAAggccacaaggaggccaggcaGCTGGTAACGAGTTCCTCCTACCTTGAACAGATTATTGCTAGTGCTGCGGAATTCTCCATCTCTTCTCTTGCTGGCCTGAACAAGCAGTGCTTGAGCTCTTCGGTCGTCCAGATCTTTGAGTGGTACGCAGATTGTGCTGACAAGTTTGTAGCGGACGTGGAGTCCGGGTGCCCACTCCGGCGCGACACCTTCTTCTGCTACCCATTTGTCAGGCAACTTCTTCAAGGGAAATATCTCAGCTATGAAAGGGTGAAAGGAAGCCAAAAACTTTGTTTTGATATATGGCCTGTGGTTCTAGAAGGGCGCGGCGTGGAAACATGGCTATGGTATGAGCATTTCAATCCCCATAGCCTCGATAAAAGTTTCCGCCTAGTCTTAATATTACGGCTGTCGGAAAGTACGGACATAGTTGTGGCTGCTATAGATTGCTTGCGGTCATCCACATCACTGCTCAACCTTACAGCTCAAGATGCAATAATGGGAGAGCTCACCCAGCTGCCTAATTTACAGGACATTTCAGATTCGTATGCTCCTCCCAGGTGGGTTGTTGTTGGTTATGAAGACGATCTTGCTTTCTTAAGTAAATTTTTTCGCCCAGATCCACTATGTTGCCAACGAAATGGGCACGAGCCTAGTGAAGAGTTCCTTGTCATCGGAGCTATCGCACTTATTCCAGGAGCAAACTATTTATTTCAATTTCAGTTGTTATGCCTCAGCACTAGAGTACAGCTTGCCTAG